The window AGTATATACTATGAAGTGGGATTCAGTTAAATCAATTTAACAGAAGAAATTTATTATAGTCAAAAAAGGGGAATCTTGTCTCCACCACTAAacttaatgataaaaataatcattatcAAATAGATACCGTATattcaaacatatatatatatatatatataaagtagaaGCTACCAAGAAAAAAACCCCTCTactatctccaaaaaaataaaatattttaataattagttgTTCTAAAATCACATAATTTGTCATAACTTTTGTCAcaatttgttgaaattgttAACTATGAGTGATGGAGGATcattttcactcaaaaaaaagaaaaaaatcactTTTCCTTTGTCACTcgcaaaaataacaaaaattatgacaTAAAAGTTGTATACCAACCTTAGAATtcccttttattattttggatgaTAAACCTTTAGTATGTTTTTTCCAATATTACTTTTTACTTCTTTACTCTTTTATTAAGTAAATCATACTTACTactgcacacccttggtgcagtGATCATTTCACAACAATAAATGCTTGTAGgatgtggggggcaagggccgagattcaagttttcaggagggaatttcacacacatatacacttagattagattagagtagaaattctatcttgtaaaaaaaaaaaaaaaaaaaaaagtaaatcatACTTAAATCTAAATATATTCTAGTTAGatattaaaatcttaaattggaTTAGTTAAGATAAATATCAACCACTTGGCTATAAAATTTCAACCCTTCTAAAACATCATTTATTACAATTTGTTGAAGTGATcaacattaaataataaataatcacTTGTTCATAGATCCACCATTTATTCTACATCATTCACAATCGATAACATCGGAATTGCGGCAACACCCCAGACACAAAAATTGTGTCCCTAGATTTTCTCAAATCATTCTGAGTGACTGAAGTCTGAAACCTTAAAATTAAACGTACATAGGATTCTGATTATTTGTGCAGGTTcccatttattcattattaACTGTACTTAAGTTGTTTTTTGAGGTTGTGCAAGTACTTAACCGACCCTACAAATAGTCATCGCAGAAGGACCAAAATATGTCAACCCCTTTTCTGTGATGCTTCCACTTCCACTCTGCTTCAACTTGGAGCTCAACACTGAAAAGTACCTTGCCAAATTCAAACCCCCACTGAGCTAGCGCACCAAATCTATCTACTCCTGTGGTTTCCAATATTTTCATTCTCATTTTCTACTTCTTACTGTTACTGAAAGTGTTTGCTACACTTGGAAGATGGATTTAGAAGTTGGAACCTCACATTCTTGATCTTTTACATCGAAATGTGGCGCCTTTTGCCTTGAAGAAATCAAACTCAGTGGTATGCTTTTGTCACTTTTTAGAATATAGTAAACATATAATTCCTTGTAGAAATTTGTAATGGAAGGTTTGGTTGTGAacccaattttaatatttagacTAAGatacataaatgtaaagatggaAAGATTGGAAAAGAACCCACTTCGTGGATCCGCATGAATCTTACTtgagttgaaaatttttgggaaaaCATTGAAATCTTCATTGTTTAGAATGGGAAAGCTGGTCTGTAGTTAAAGAAATTCtgaattttgattgaaattgGGTCATGTGAGTAATATTAGATAATGTAAATAGATTATGGATTTTTTACTTGATTGAGTCAACGTGTGGAGTGAGCTGAATGTACTGGTATTTGTTAACACGGATATAAGTGTTGTTTTGGCACATACATTGCGTATATAGGTACAAAAAATCCCCAAAAGTTTGCATATTTACTATAATGTAAATAGGCTGTCTGTAGACATATGTGAACAAGGCATATAGAGAACATGATAATAGTTCAAAAAACTACTTGTTGATACATTGTTTAACAAAAAGGATAATATCTTTTTTGGATTGATATGATAGGATTGGAAACTTGTGGCATCCACTCTATGATAATCGCTCTTGACCATTAAACCAAGGCACCaattggtttcttttttatgtAGGCGAGATTTGAACTCAAACCCCTTATTTGATAACAAAAGACTTtgccagttgagttaactagaatCGACAAGAATAACTTTGTCAGTCAAAGGCCATTGTTACTTAGTAAAAGTGAACACTTATTTAAGTGTCAGAATAGACATCATTAACCATAATTTTGATGACACTTCTGACATGGCAAGTCTTGTGAGGGAGGAATGTCCAATATATCTTAGTAACATGCATTAGGCATGAAGACAGCAAAGACCTTGGACCCATCAGCTTTCATTGTCTTCATACATAAAGACATCGATTAGGCACCCTTCATCTAGTGAGAAATGACTCCCATTTAGCTCAGCTAGTGTGACATAAAGTATCTCGAATATACTTACATTAATACGCACTTGATTTCCATATTCTACATTAAACATGTCAAAAGGTTGGATAGTTTTCTAAGAAGATGTATAACTAGAAATCATCTGATAAGGTTTTTCCTTGCATTTGATCACCCATATAAGAGAAGGTAGCTGTcttgttaccattattttatttctatgtGTATCTGATTTCATAAAATTTGAGGGCTATCAATAATTTTACTTTAATCTTTAACTTGTCTCATATTCTGGAGGGTGCAGTGGAAGTATTAACTACTGCATCTTCTTTTCTGCTGCAATTGTTTTAGGATTTTTCTCTTTGATGTTGCTTAATTCcataaacttttcaatttctGGTAGGTTGATAATGGCAAGCCCCTCTGGTCATGGATATAAATCAAACAGAAATTACAGGCAGTGGCTAACTGAAACTTTTGATGGTCATGAAACAGCAGATGATGAGTTATCAGATAATCTGGATGGAAATGATAACATAATTCAACCATCTCTTCAGGCTTTTTCTTTAACTTCAGAACCTTTAGAACCATTTATTGGCATGGAGTTTGAATCAGCCGAGGATGCTAGAGAATTTTATGAGATGTATGGTAGGCGTATGGGATTTACCATACGAAATAATCGTACACGCCGTTCACTTAaagataattcaataattggtcGGGAATTTGTTTGCTCAAAAGAAGGTTTTCGTTtaaaaaagtatgaaaatagagaaaaaagagctCTTCCATCACGTCCAGCCACTAGAGAGGGATGCAATGCAATGATGAGGATAGCTGCAAAGGATGGGGGAAAGTGGGCTGTATATGGTTTTGTGCAAGAACATAATCATGAGCTGAATCCTAGCAAAATTCCACCTCGAAGATCACATAGATTAGCATTCAGTGAGGTATGCTTGCGGGTTATGTCTATAGAAGAGTTTGCTTATTGTTTTTGTCTATATTGTTTCCCATGAGTTCTTGAGAAATGAAATTCTAATTTCATCACTATATCACATATTTGACATCTAAAACTGGGTAGAATGGAATTAAATGGACCAGAAAATGTTTGTGTATTGAAAGATTTAAATGCAAAGAATGTTTAGGTCATGGGAATGACTGGGGATGAGTGGTAAtgcaaaatgaaaatgaaggaaTCTCTACATTATGAAATCTAGGAGCAGTATGAAGGATGTGTTCAAAAAGCAAGTAATAATGGCTTGGCCATATGCATGAAGAGTAGTGGCTACTCAAGTGAGATGATATATGTGTGCTATCACAAATGGGTAGATGTTTGCACATTTGTCTAGCACCATTACAGGCATATATTAGAGTCACCCATCCAACAAAGGCTTCTTTAAGTGCAAATAATTGGTCTTGAGTACCCATAGTCTCCTTGGGAGTTAGAAATACTCCTTTTAAGGTGGGCTTGGGGCTTACAGCTATAAGGCTTTTATCTACTCCCCTCCTTCTCCTTAGcaaacatcaacaacaacaaaaataaaaaataaaaagtacttATAATCTCCATCCCACCCTTCCAATGGTATGCATGCACCGTTCCTATGGTTATATATTGCATGTTGCTAACTTTTGCTTCATGATGGTGGGAGGTTTTGTTTGCCTGCATGTTGTTATCCCCTTATTCAGCAATTCATATGATTCTTAAGGTCATTTTATGTTTAGTGGGCATGGAATAATATCCATCCGGATGATATTTTATGATGCCCGTGGTTCAAAGCTGATTTGATCTTAGATTCTAGTTGCCTAAACAATTGATTGCTTAAAAGTTATGACATGAACaataaaagggaagaaaatgATTTGGGGAAATTGCTATTTTTGGTATAAACTGGTGACTATCTTCTCCCTTCATGCGTGCTTCTGGTTGGATACTCAGGAACCATTTACTACCCATTTTCTTCTTGGTTCATAAGTTGGTTGGATTTGGTCACAGATTAGACCAAGTTCAAGATGTGCTTGGTTGGACTAATCAAGTTGTGAGCTCAACCCCcaataaatattttgtcatgCACCTTTTTGTTCATGTCTCCTATCTTGAATTAGTAATTCCTGTAGTTTTCTATAAGCTTGAGTTCCACAGGGTCTACTATATCTAATTTCTCTCTTTGCAGGATGAGAAAGATTTAAAAATCCGGGAACTAACCACAGAGCTTCATCGTGAGAAAAAGAAATCTGCAGCTTATCAGCAGCAACTACAGTTGGTTTTGAAATATGTTGAGGAGTATACTCAGAGGCTGTCATTAAAAATTGAAGTGGTTGAAAACAATATGACAGAACTTGAATCTGAGGAGCAAGACAGTGCACAATCTGACTAGAGTAATATTTGAACCATATCTATTGTTAAACATGACCTGCATATACTTTCTCTTATTAAATGGATAAGTTCCTTTGACAACTTCAGATTCTCTTTAAATAGATCTTTCTGCCTCTAGGGCTGGCTGGCTAGCGGCTACATTCTAGTAAGGTCTGCGGAAGTTATTTTATAATGCTTTCCAGGCAAGCTTATGATTCACCTATGAACCTTTTTCTTAATAGTAAACTTTATAGAGCAGTTATTGTATGTTCTTGTAAGCATTCTAATAGTAGATGTGCTTCCATTACTCAATGCATTTTTTGTGCAAGATCTTGGTGCCACCCTAATGTTGCagattgtttttgttcttgaggTTCGGGCAtcaataacatttaaaaaatataaagcttaAGAAGACTTCCCCTTGGTCCCCCTATCAAATGCTCCAGAAAAGTACATGTCCAAGCATTATGTTTTTACAATAGCTTCAATGGTTCGGATAAGGCTGTGTTGAGTTTTAAGCTGAAAAGAGATCCCGTATTTATCTGAATTCTGAGATTAAAATTATCAGATTGagtaattttttgagatttgtattgtcccatttttcttttaataatttgtgTAGAGTGATGGACACACATCTTATTAAGTTTCAGACTTCTAGACATTGAATTTCTGGAATGACCAGTAGCAATCATTTTGGCAACTGGCACCAGTTGTTTTCTTGAAGTTGCTTGTATGAATCACAAGGTTGCTTTTTTATATTCCTTCTTGCAGTCAACTGCATGATTCATATATATGCAAATTTTAATTTCAGGTAGATTCTTGTTTCCTGTTCAGTATGTTTTCATTTGGGTATTGGATAATTTTTACACCAGATATATTTCAGGCAAGTACTTATCTGTGCAGACTGCTGAATTGCTGATGCATACTATGGCGAGCATGATTAGATCTTCGTACTAATGGGATCCCAGTTCTAAGAATATATGTTAAATGCATATTGATGCACTCCTTCACATCCTTTCTAGCTTCCACAGGTAGTAGCTTCTCAGCTATGGATGCATTGTCATTGCGGTACCAGCTGATGGCTCTAATCCAAGACTCTTGAGATGACTTAGGTGTGATGTGCCAGAATAGAACAATGGAAGGCATTTTGTACATTTTCATCCATGCGGGTGCATGACTTCCGCTTTCTCTTTtcttattcattttctttttccattgttTGCTTTCTCCACACCTGCAATAGAAGAACATAAACTCGATGAACAGCAGAGTCTGCTGGTTGTGGATCCCCTGAGCATTTGCGTCGAGAAACTTGTGTTTCTGTAATTCTTGAGTTGTATACTTCATTTTACCTCATTGTTTTGTGCCAAATAAATACGGCTCTAAGCAGAGGAGAGTTCTTAGATGGCCAAAAAAAGGGGGGTTTACCTTGATAGCTTTTCTATTTGATTAATTTGCATTTGAATTAGGTGCCCTGATTAgatcttttaaaataaatttggcTGCAAATGCATGGTCAAAGACATTTTTAGAAATGGTTCTTTCGTAAATAGAAACAAACATTTCTATTTACGAAAGGCGGACTTGCCTtgctactttattatttattcccCTGTCGATTCTTTCTACAGTCTAATGTCAAGCCCTCCTAATTCCTAACAAACATTTCTTTCATCTAAGAACTGCAGAGGTCCAAAAAGTCCAAACCAACCATTACAAAGCATATTTGagcataaaaaattcaaaaggttAGCTTTCGTTTGCTCTACCTAATGTTTTTCCACAACTGACTGGAAATTCAAGAAACTCCTTATTCAATCAGTGGATGAGATGCTacataaaatcaataaaagtgaCAGCCACACGGCTTAGTATATAATCATATTAAAATagtcattaaaatattaataattttgaaatgggCTTAATGCTTTTTAAACCCaactgaagaaaaaaatcaataaaagtgaCGCCACACAGATTAGAAAgaaattatatacaaaaaaagtAGTAATCATATTGAAATGTATCTAATTTCTTTAAACACAATTGAAGAAATCTTCAATGATATAGGTGAAGCatgtattttaataattataaatcatgtaatttaaaaatatacatatatgtttGAGCAAAAGGGGAAAAGCATTTTTCCCCCTTATCTTTGAGGTAGTTCACAAATTTTCTTCTAAACTTTAAAACCAACCAATTTTTTCCTAAAGTTTTGGAAATGAGCAAATGCCCTCTTACTGTTGTACTCTTAGATAAATCCTAACAAAATTTGTTGAttcctaaaatatttcattgtgcAATGTCTAAAATACCCCCAATTAGTATATTAAAATCCTAAAATTAGCCCTTTCTTCTTttcaccacaaccaccaccacaaatgGACCACAACTGCATTTACGACCCCTCACCCTCCTCTACCTCTTTCAAACAAAAACTCAAGTCCTCCCTATGTTGCTTCCACAAGCACCACCATCATGAATCCTTGAATCTCGACACAAACAATAAGCAGTCGAGGTTGTTCCATGGCACACACTCTCACATTGGTAATTGCGTTTAAGTTGACTTTAAGGACTTTATTTAGATCGGGTGAGACTCAAACCAAAACAGTGCATTATGGGGTGGTGAAGAGTAACAAAAATACAATAGAAAGTGAAACAAACAAGACCACATATCATTGATGTTTGGTTGTTTACTACTTCTAGACTACTAATCTAATACAAAGTAAAAAGAAATCATGGggatattttcaaatttcaaacttagAAATCACACACAAACAATCATAATGGACGATACATGGAAAATGCGTCATTTTGAATGCTTGAAAGTTGAGGAATTGTGGTTGTATGT of the Quercus robur chromosome 10, dhQueRobu3.1, whole genome shotgun sequence genome contains:
- the LOC126701900 gene encoding protein FAR1-RELATED SEQUENCE 5-like isoform X1, whose amino-acid sequence is MASPSGHGYKSNRNYRQWLTETFDGHETADDELSDNLDGNDNIIQPSLQAFSLTSEPLEPFIGMEFESAEDAREFYEMYGRRMGFTIRNNRTRRSLKDNSIIGREFVCSKEGFRLKKYENREKRALPSRPATREGCNAMMRIAAKDGGKWAVYGFVQEHNHELNPSKIPPRRSHRLAFSEDEKDLKIRELTTELHREKKKSAAYQQQLQLVLKYVEEYTQRLSLKIEVVENNMTELESEEQDSAQSD